Sequence from the Brachionichthys hirsutus isolate HB-005 chromosome 21, CSIRO-AGI_Bhir_v1, whole genome shotgun sequence genome:
CTAAACCGTCTCAGGAACACCACACCACACGAATCAATACATCCTTCTATTGATCAATACATTTTTTGTGGATAGGTCACACTTTCTATTTTACTCCATGTATTTCTAACACTCGGCTTGGTTCCGTTCCAGTAGCGTCGCACGCTCTGACCCgtgtttgacctctgacctgcggCGAGAGGAGCCAGGATTCAGCTTCAGCCTCATCTGATTTGTGAGGTCCATTCAAGGCGGCTTCTGGACTCTAACCCTGGCTGTTTATCTCATCCTTTATGGAACAGACTGAAGGAATTTAGTGCCTTGCTCAATTACACTGAAGCAGAACCTGGAGCTCTGGCACGCCACACGGAATCAGAACCTTCCAGAAACCGTCACTATTGAGAGCTGGCCGTCCTTTCATTGTATTGTCTTCAGAGGCCCTCAGACACTGTGAGGACGCTGTGAGGACGCTGGGGGGATGCTGGGGGGCCACCAGGATCTCTGCCTGGCGCTCTGTTTGTCTTCTCTGCATTTCTATGCCAAAGCCTGTCCCTGCCTTACTGGTGGTTCTACACAGGTGTGGTTTCTACACAGGTGTACTTCTACACACATGTGGTTCTATACAGATGTGGGTCTACACAGGTGTACTTCTACACAGGTGTGGTTCTACACAGATGTGGGTCTACACAGGTGTACTTCTACACAGGTGTGGTTCTATACAGGTGTGGGTTCTACACAGGTGTGGTTCTACACAGGCGTACTTCTACACAGGTGTGGTTCTAGACAGGTGTGGTTCTACACAGGCGTACTTCTACACAGGTGTGGTTCTATACAGGTGTGGTTCTATACAGATGTGGTTCTACACAGGTGTGGTTCTACACAGGTGTGGTTCTATACAGGTGTGGTTCTACACAGGCATACTTCTACACAGGTGTGGGTTCTACACAGGCGTGGTTCTACACAGGTGTACTTCTACACAGGTGTGGTTCTATACAGGTGTGGTTCTACACAGGCGTACTTCTACACAGGCGTACTTCTACACAGGTGTGGTTCTACACAGGTTTGGTTCTACACAGGTGTGGCTGCTCAAAGGCTCGCTCATAGCGCTGTGTCCATGCGTGATGTGGATGAAGCACTTCATCCACATCacgcatttgtgtttttatatttatgcacAGTTTCACAAACGATGCAGATGAAATGCAGTCGAGCCGAAGGACCCTGTCGGTGCGTCCATCCTTCAGGCTGCAGGTAAAAACATTCTTTACTGGCTTCACTGCCATCTGGTGGATGCGTTCGAGTCGACATGAAGGACACCCGGCGCTGCGCGGGGTGGGCGGTGACAGACACCCGAGTCAAGACAATAGAGATGAGCCTGAATCTGGTAACCTGATAGTACTTTTGTGATGCATCATTTTTGAGGACTGAACTAAGTATTTAAATCCACTCTAGAAAAGCCTTTTGAGTTAAGGTTGCTCACGCAAAGGTATTTTTTCTaatagcatatatatatataatggtaGTAAGTTTTAAATGACTGCTTACTGGTAGATATTCAGATTTTAGCTAATAAATACAAGAACTGGTAACACGAATCCAACTTGTTTTCATTCACTATATAAAAGCAAACATGCtgagggtgctttcacactgcaccaagaggagtAACATCTTggtacataaaaataataaatgctaaataaataatatgatAGTAATAATAGGGAAATCTGGAACagctaaatgaaatgtaattacatttggGTCTGTGGTTTTGTGTCAGACTGGGGGAGGAGACTTCAGAAACGTCAGCCCTGCGCTCCATCAGTAACAGGccgaatgaagaggaggatgcagagGAAGGACAAATGGAAAACAGGTCAAATGCATtgttaattgtattttttgttattttcagatgggaataaataaaagctcattttatgggcaaatgaaaataagcagGTTTAATCCGCTCTTCTGCATGTTTGCTGGGAATTTGGGGTCTAAATATTGTGTATAAATGCAACATTTAATGTTTATAATTGAAACTTTCacgggtttaaaaaaaaaatattaaaaatattacatAATATTACATATACAAACAatttataattttctttttcatgaatTATTTGAAACAGCGGTGCCTGCATGTACCTAAAATAAACCCGATTAGAAACATTTAATCCATTTAATGTAAAAGGATGCTGCGCGGCATCTCCGTTGTTCTAATCGATCTGAAGCCGCGGACGGATACATGATCCTGgaatttaaatgtctttcaaGCGCGTGTTTAGAATAAATGTCTGAACGTCCTCTTCCTGTTCAGAGAATGGACTATTTGCGTGTTTCCAACCTGCAGCCAAGCAAAAGGCCGCGTCAATAACCGGCGGGGGGTGAGAGGAGTTACGCAAGGACGGTGCGTAATGCGGTCGCGGCTTCGCAGGACTCAGAAATCTTTACAGAATAAAAGTAATAAACCAAACTGAGGATCATCGCATCCATTTAATAGTTCTCAAAGACGGAGTTCAACACATTTCATACACCGACACAGTTTTACAAGTTTACTGCAACTGTTTAACACTTCGACTTATACACGAAATGTGTACAAAAATAGAACGTCTTCGGACGGGCGAGCATGAGAAGCGTCCCGGTGTCCAAACGGACATCAAACAAGGCACTGAACGGGAAATAAAGTCACCAAAAACGGGTTAGGATGAAAACGTGGTTCACAGACTTCAAAGCGTTATTGCAGAActttattaaacaaacaaacaatccgTTATAACAGAGCCGTTATAACAACAACCGCCCGTGAATCGATTTTACTTTACAGGCAAAGTGCATTCGTGTCGGTTCCGGTTCTGGACCAGGAACGGGTTCGCGCGCGCGCACGTGGTCTCCATCCTTCTGCTCATAATGGCTTCAGAATCATTTTTAGACCTTCTTTTTGATGGTTAGTGTGCGTCACGCTGCGctgtcgtgggggggggggactacgaACAGACCCGGCCGCCGCCCGACGCAGCGCtgccggaggaagaggaggaggatgaagaggagaccgCGGAggacttcctctccttctgcctCAGGTGGATTTTCGTGTGTCTCTTCCGCTCGTCGCTTCTGGCGAACTTGCGGCCGCAGAAGTCGCACGCGAACGGCTTCTCGCCCGTGTGCGTGCGGATGTGCGTCGTGAGGTGGTCGCTGCGGCTGAAGTTGCGCATGCAGATCCGGCACTGGAACGGCTTGTGCCCGGTGTGGATCCGGATGTGTCGGGTCAGTTCGTCGGAGCGGGAGAAGCGCCGGTCGCAGCCCTCCGCGGGGCACGGGTAGGGCCGCTCGTGCACCGGCGTCTTGCTGGGTCTGTTGGGGTACTTTCTGGGTCGCAGGATCGGCCTCAGGGGCAGGTTCTGCGGGCTGTAGGCCGAAGGAAGCCGCGGCGTCCCTCCATCCGGGCCACCGGCCGGACCCGCGAGCGTAAAGTTCCTGATAGTGTTCAGCGGGGTCAGAGGTGGGGGGACCCGGAAAGTATCGATCGGGCACGGGCCGAACGGTTTCCGGTCGTGCATTTCCCGCTGGCACGCCGGCTGGAAGAAGCCCGAGTAGTCGGGAATTATCGGGAAGAGCCCCCCTGCCTCGGGCTGCTTGGGCGACGCGTACGAGGGGGGCGGGTAGGGTGCGAGggggcaggtggaggtggagaagaACGCAGAGGGGTCCTGGTACCCCTCCGCGCAGCCGGAGGAGGAGTACGGAGGCGGGGGGGAGTACAGGTGGAGGTGCGGGTCCATGTCCGGCTGGTTCGGAGCCGCCATGGTGCAACTGGAGAAGTGATTGGGAGATAACGCAGAAACTggggaggaggaagcagaagaggagtgatgaggaggaggaggagggggaggaggaggagccggcggCTGCACGCTGAAGATGCCCGAGACCACGTTGATCACTCCCTCGGGGCTCCAGTTACCTGGATACGGGGAGTCGATGGAGAACCTCCCCATGTAGGTGAAGGTCTGGCTGCGGGGCGGCGCGGGCGGGGAGAAGCTGCGGGAGTAGGGCGACAGGTCCAGGGAGCGCTTCTCCGCGTGCACGTCCGCGTGCGTGTCTGCGCCCAGCAAGCCGTCTGCGGACGAAAACACGTCAGGTCGTTGGAGCCGGCAGCGGGGAGCCGGCGAATGCGCCTGTTCACACTGGACGCCTTTACGCACCGCGGCTATGGCGTTATTATAGGTGTTtatgatactactactactactactactactcctactACTATTCTGTACTCAATGATTAAACAGATACAAACAGTTTGTAATAATTCTAAGACGCGTTTCTTCATGAAATGTTCTTAAAGTTCCGTTCTACCTGCTGCCACGTTGATCTGGTCGTAGTGCGCCCCCAGATCGGTGTTTGGGTAGATCCCCGCGGAGGTGGGCAGGCCGGTGGCGATGTCGTCCATGGAGTACGCGCTCTGTGCCGCAGGATGCGCGAAGCCCCCCAGGCTCAGCGGCACTTTCTCCAAAGTTTTAGCCGTCATTGCGCAGAGAAGAAACCGCTGCCGCTCGTCCTCTCTTGCCTTGCGTGGAGCGTGCGTGGATCCCGTGCGCCAGCGTGCTTCACCACTGCATGTCTGTTTGTCCGGGGTGAGAGGATGAGTTCGGTGCGCCTCATGCGCTCCGCCGATAACGCAGCGAAGTTACTGTCACCGGGAACGGCGGGCGAGCCGCCGGGGAGGATATAAGAGGAACCTTTTGAATACGAGCCTTGCGTCATTGCCCAAATATGGAGAGGGAGGGCAGATACGTGGGAGacgctgctgatgctgattggcttgGAGTCTCCGTGACGATTTCACGGGGAATCACGTTTGCGCGGAGGATCCGCCGCTCCACTTTCTGCCGCGCAGGAATGACTTGCTTCAAAATACGCACCGGAAAACACAACAGAGCGAATGTTTGGACACGGGGATGTCTTTGTTTACATCTTTGTTTACGTCTTTGTTTACATCTTTGTTTACTTAataacatgtttgttttctctgattGCGCCTCGATAACAAGAGACTAATTCCGTCGTAACGCGTAAAAGGCTGAATCCGGTAATTGGTAAGTCCATATTTAGTCTTCGGAATGATTACGGTAATCGGAAagtgacgagagagagagagtgagagagagagagagagagagagaggaaccaCAAACAAATGAGATGAATTGAGGAGCGGAATTTACTCATTTGTGTACCGCCTCGCATGAGCACGGAAACGTTTGTGATTTGACTATAGCTCTAGGAAAGAATAAatgagggggtgtgtgtgtgtgtggggggggggggggggggggtaaatataGTCATTGAGCTCTATTTACAGCTCGTGAAAGGAAAACAATATTTGTAGATGTAGAAACTGTGTTGGTGGAAAatgtggaaacaaacaaacaagtgagAAATGATTCTAGATGTGACGAAGGCCCACAGAAATTAGGACAGTGTTTTCCtctctgacacaaacacacacacacacacacacacacacacacacacaccatgcagacaaacagatcacagatagatagatagatagatagatagatagatagacagatagatagatagacagacagacagacagatagatagatagacagatagatagatagatagatagatagatagacagatagatagatagacagacagatagatagatagacagacagacagatagatagatagatagacagatagatagatagatagacagatagatagatagatagatagatagatagatagatagatagatagatagatagacagataggtagatagatagacagatagatggatagataga
This genomic interval carries:
- the egr2b gene encoding early growth response protein 2b produces the protein MTAKTLEKVPLSLGGFAHPAAQSAYSMDDIATGLPTSAGIYPNTDLGAHYDQINVAADGLLGADTHADVHAEKRSLDLSPYSRSFSPPAPPRSQTFTYMGRFSIDSPYPGNWSPEGVINVVSGIFSVQPPAPPPSSCTMAAPNQPDMDPHLHLYSPPPPYSSSGCAEGYQDPSAFFSTSTCPLAPYPPPSYASPKQPEAGGLFPIIPDYSGFFQPACQREMHDRKPFGPCPIDTFRVPPPLTPLNTIRNFTLAGPAGGPDGGTPRLPSAYSPQNLPLRPILRPRKYPNRPSKTPVHERPYPCPAEGCDRRFSRSDELTRHIRIHTGHKPFQCRICMRNFSRSDHLTTHIRTHTGEKPFACDFCGRKFARSDERKRHTKIHLRQKERKSSAVSSSSSSSSSGSAASGGGRVCS